The following coding sequences are from one Portunus trituberculatus isolate SZX2019 chromosome 32, ASM1759143v1, whole genome shotgun sequence window:
- the LOC123511984 gene encoding uncharacterized protein LOC123511984, with protein MTNWTDEGRIELAKQYALDSAYTHMTHCATQHKNDWDDVRKAFPDIYPEDRSLPSLISELSSVTRQPRETITELYIRVEGIVAKLDSIKPTDCGAMHGIRSSLGCTPKLTSSTRDEFLPRPSTTCNWTSLCGAFFSYGYSTLSLTTPIAFSSWEHSVIVNTTNISIPDSFGLEPWSVPKYIAHMQPLAKQSPPTALDWHNGKDWLWILLPIGVIAAGLVAYRIYRPCALFGLAQAAPAQVTVSTQRKLNPEDTAYHACPHH; from the exons ATGACAAACTGGACAGACGAAGGGAGGATAGAGTTGGCCAAGCAATATGCATTGGACAGTGCATATACTCATATGACACACTGTGCAACGCAACATAAAAATGATTGGGATGATGTGAGAAAAGCATTCCCTGATATTTATCCAGAGGATAGATCGCTTCCAAGCCTGATCAGTGAATTGTCATCAGTAACTCGACAGCCCAGAGAAACCATAACAGAGCTCTATATCAGAGTAGAAGGGATTGTGGCAAAATTAGACAGCATAAAACCCACAG ACTGTGGGGCTATGCATGGGATACGTTCAAGCCTGGGATGTACCCCAAAGCTCACCTCCTCAACAAGGGATGAGTTTCTCCCAAGACCATCAACTACTTGTAACTGGACAAGCTTATGTGGTGCCTTTTT CTCCTATGGTTATTCAACCTTATCCCTTACtactcccattgccttctcatcCTGGGAACATTCTGTTATTGTGAATACCACTAATATCAGCATTCCCGACAGTTTTGGTCTTGAGCCCTGGTCTGTCCCAAAATATATTGCACATATGCAGCCGCTGGCGAAACAGTCCCCTCCTACGGCACTCGACTGGCACAACGGGAAGGACTGGCTCTGGATCCTATTACCTATTGGGGTCATCGCGGCCGGCCTGGTGGCCTACCGCATCTACCGACCCTGTGCACTCTTTGGCTTGGCACAGGCTGCGCCAGCCCAGGTGACTGTCAGCACACAACGCAAGCTCAATCCAGAGGACACCGCTTATCACGCATGCCCTCACCACTAG